From one Pseudomonas fluorescens genomic stretch:
- a CDS encoding TonB-dependent siderophore receptor, translating into MRTRPIHHALRCCALLLPLSMAQAESTARSYDLAQDDLGQVLTRFAAQAGVVLSFDPALTQGQRSDGLHGQYGVEEGLRALLASKGLAVIKEADGRYSLVREVSEAGAINLSATEVTSNQLGTITEESRSYTPGTIATATRLVLTPRETPQSITVVTRQHMDDFGLNNIDDVMRHTPGITVSAYDTERNSYYARGFAINNFQYDGIPSTSRNVGYSAGNSLSDMAIYDRVEVLKGATGLLTGAGSLGATINLVRKKPTAEFKGHFDLGAGSWDNYRSELDVSGPLTDSANVRGRAVAAYQDKHSFLDHYQRKTSVYYGILEVDLDPDTLLTVGADYQDNNPKGSSWSGTVPLYDGNGDTNNVSHHFNNAAKWSSWEQYTRTVFASLEHHLDNGWVAKAQLDHKINGYHAPLGSIQGYQPRKDGTAGIYAQKYTGETVSDSLDLYASGPFQLFGREHELVIGTSYTASRWKGKDYRDVTHANNNIMDFPNWDGDIAEPDWGPVSARTDDKVRQSGTYLTARLHPTDDLTLLLGGRLVNYSYDGIDANNKENDRLIPYVGAVYDLNDTYSLYASYTDIFMPQDAWFRDRTDRLLDPDEGQNYEVGLKGEFLDGRVNASLAYFEIHQSNRTVEDNQYNGDPTNPAVGFAWMGVKAKTKGFEAEVSGELAPGWQLQGGYTHKVIRDDDGQKVSTWEPEDQVSFYTSYRLKGALERLTVGGGARWQGKGWQVLRNRPKGIDEEFAQDPFWLVDLMARYQFTDSFSATVNANNLFDKRYYTNIGFYNSMSYGDPRNLMLTTRWDF; encoded by the coding sequence ATGAGAACCCGCCCGATTCACCACGCCCTGCGCTGTTGCGCGCTGTTGTTGCCCTTGAGCATGGCCCAGGCCGAATCGACCGCGCGCAGCTACGACCTGGCGCAGGACGATCTTGGCCAGGTGCTGACCCGTTTTGCCGCTCAAGCCGGGGTCGTCCTGTCGTTTGACCCGGCCCTGACCCAGGGTCAGCGCAGCGACGGCCTGCACGGCCAATACGGGGTCGAGGAGGGCTTGCGCGCCTTGCTCGCCAGCAAGGGCCTGGCGGTGATCAAGGAAGCGGACGGGCGTTACAGCCTGGTGCGCGAAGTGAGCGAGGCGGGCGCCATCAACCTCAGTGCCACCGAAGTCACCAGCAACCAGCTGGGTACCATCACCGAAGAGAGCCGCTCCTACACCCCCGGCACCATTGCCACCGCCACGCGGCTGGTGCTGACCCCACGCGAGACACCGCAGTCGATCACCGTGGTGACCCGCCAGCACATGGATGATTTTGGCCTCAACAACATCGACGACGTGATGCGCCACACGCCCGGCATCACCGTCTCGGCCTATGACACCGAGCGCAACAGCTACTACGCCCGCGGTTTTGCCATCAACAACTTCCAGTACGACGGCATTCCCTCGACCTCGCGCAACGTCGGTTACTCGGCCGGCAACAGCCTCAGCGACATGGCCATCTACGACCGCGTCGAAGTGCTCAAGGGCGCCACCGGCTTGCTCACCGGCGCAGGTTCGCTGGGTGCGACCATCAACCTGGTGCGCAAGAAACCCACCGCCGAGTTCAAGGGTCACTTCGACCTCGGTGCCGGCAGCTGGGACAACTACCGCAGCGAACTGGACGTCAGCGGCCCGCTGACCGACAGCGCCAACGTGCGCGGCCGGGCGGTGGCGGCCTATCAGGACAAGCACTCGTTCCTCGATCACTACCAGCGCAAGACCAGCGTCTACTACGGCATCCTCGAGGTCGACCTCGACCCTGATACCTTGCTGACCGTCGGCGCCGACTACCAGGACAACAACCCCAAAGGCTCCAGCTGGTCGGGCACCGTGCCGCTGTACGATGGCAATGGCGACACCAACAATGTCTCGCACCATTTCAACAACGCAGCGAAATGGAGCAGTTGGGAGCAATACACCCGCACGGTGTTCGCCAGCCTCGAACATCACCTGGACAACGGCTGGGTGGCCAAGGCCCAGCTCGATCACAAGATCAACGGTTACCACGCGCCGCTCGGCTCGATCCAGGGTTATCAGCCGCGCAAGGACGGCACCGCCGGCATCTATGCGCAGAAGTACACCGGCGAGACCGTGAGCGACTCCCTCGATCTGTATGCCAGCGGGCCGTTCCAGTTGTTCGGCCGCGAGCATGAGCTGGTGATCGGCACCTCGTACACCGCCTCGCGCTGGAAGGGCAAGGATTACCGCGATGTCACCCATGCCAATAACAACATCATGGATTTCCCCAACTGGGACGGCGACATTGCCGAGCCCGACTGGGGCCCGGTGTCGGCGCGCACCGATGACAAGGTACGCCAGAGCGGCACCTACCTCACCGCACGCCTGCACCCGACCGACGACCTGACTCTGCTGCTCGGCGGGCGCCTGGTCAACTACAGCTACGACGGGATCGACGCCAACAACAAGGAAAACGACCGCCTGATCCCATACGTTGGCGCGGTCTATGACCTCAATGACACCTACTCGCTGTACGCCAGCTACACCGATATCTTCATGCCCCAGGACGCCTGGTTCCGTGACCGCACCGACCGCCTGCTGGACCCGGACGAAGGGCAGAACTATGAAGTGGGCCTCAAGGGTGAATTCCTTGATGGCCGGGTCAACGCCAGCCTTGCTTATTTCGAAATCCACCAGAGTAACCGCACCGTCGAGGACAACCAGTACAACGGCGACCCGACCAACCCCGCAGTGGGTTTCGCCTGGATGGGTGTGAAGGCCAAGACCAAGGGCTTTGAAGCCGAAGTCTCGGGCGAGCTGGCGCCGGGCTGGCAGTTGCAGGGTGGTTACACCCACAAAGTAATTCGCGACGATGATGGCCAGAAGGTTTCGACCTGGGAGCCGGAAGACCAGGTCAGCTTCTACACCAGCTACAGGCTCAAGGGCGCACTTGAGCGCCTGACTGTCGGCGGCGGTGCGCGCTGGCAGGGCAAGGGCTGGCAGGTGCTGCGCAACCGTCCCAAGGGCATCGACGAGGAGTTCGCCCAGGACCCGTTCTGGCTGGTGGACCTGATGGCCCGCTACCAGTTCACCGATAGTTTTTCGGCCACGGTGAATGCCAACAACCTGTTCGATAAACGTTATTACACCAATATCGGATTTTATAATTCGATGTCGTACGGCGACCCGCGCAATTTAATGCTGACCACCCGTTGGGATTTCTGA
- a CDS encoding methylated-DNA--[protein]-cysteine S-methyltransferase, whose protein sequence is MSELLLRRLHLPEPIGQVLIVGDGQQLLALEFDEPEKRLLRLLRTRFGVAVQLRETAGLTDLADAVQAYCAGQLQAFDALPVDAGGTPFQQRVWAALRAIPVGSTRTYGQIAAQLGNPAAARAVGLANALNPVSLAIPCHRLVGSNGALTGYGGGIERKRWLLAHERRA, encoded by the coding sequence ATGAGCGAATTGCTGCTGCGCCGCCTGCACTTGCCGGAGCCGATCGGCCAGGTGCTGATCGTTGGTGATGGGCAACAGTTGTTGGCGCTGGAGTTCGATGAACCGGAAAAACGCCTGCTGCGGCTACTGCGTACCCGCTTTGGCGTAGCTGTGCAATTGCGCGAAACGGCAGGGCTGACTGACCTTGCCGATGCCGTGCAAGCCTATTGCGCGGGCCAATTGCAGGCGTTCGATGCGCTGCCCGTTGATGCGGGCGGCACGCCGTTCCAGCAACGGGTGTGGGCGGCGTTACGCGCTATTCCAGTGGGCAGCACCCGTACCTATGGGCAGATCGCTGCACAGCTGGGCAACCCTGCAGCTGCGCGGGCGGTGGGCTTGGCCAATGCCCTGAACCCGGTGAGCCTGGCCATTCCCTGCCATCGGTTGGTGGGCAGTAATGGCGCGCTGACAGGTTACGGCGGCGGTATTGAACGCAAGCGCTGGCTGTTGGCCCACGAGCGCCGCGCCTAG
- a CDS encoding helix-turn-helix domain-containing protein, with translation MIEGHSPILLLASAIRRERERLGLSVTELGKRAGLAKSTLSQLESGVGNPSLETLWALATALQVPVSRLMGQPRQHVQVIRLDEGAASHSEQANYAATLLAACPAGAQRDIYRVRVQPGEPRLSKPHPPGTLEHVILCSGRARVGPVEQTVTLEAGDYMSYSADTAHLFDALDTDTLAIMLIEHA, from the coding sequence ATGATCGAAGGACATTCCCCTATCCTGCTGCTGGCCAGCGCCATCCGCCGTGAACGCGAGCGCCTCGGCCTATCGGTGACCGAACTGGGCAAACGCGCGGGCCTGGCCAAGTCCACCCTCTCGCAGCTCGAATCCGGGGTCGGCAACCCCAGCCTGGAAACCCTCTGGGCCCTGGCCACCGCGCTGCAGGTTCCGGTCAGCCGCTTGATGGGCCAGCCGCGCCAGCATGTGCAGGTGATTCGCCTGGACGAAGGCGCCGCCAGCCATAGCGAGCAGGCCAATTACGCCGCCACCCTGCTCGCCGCCTGCCCGGCCGGGGCGCAGCGCGATATTTACCGGGTGCGGGTGCAACCGGGTGAGCCGCGGCTGTCAAAACCGCATCCACCGGGTACCCTTGAGCACGTGATCCTTTGCAGCGGCCGCGCCCGGGTGGGCCCGGTCGAGCAAACGGTGACCCTGGAGGCCGGCGACTACATGAGCTATTCGGCCGACACCGCGCATCTGTTCGATGCCCTGGACACCGACACCCTGGCAATCATGCTGATCGAACACGCCTGA